A single genomic interval of Amycolatopsis albispora harbors:
- a CDS encoding PTS sugar transporter subunit IIA: protein MAELLEASGIRLGASAADRDDAIRQVGAVLVEIGAVDPAYVDGMLEREESVSTFVGEAVAIPHGTNAAREHVRRTALAVVQFPGGVDWGGQEVKLCVGIAAQGSEQVQILSALARTLLDAEQAAQLREASDPDTILRILTATEEEAVQ, encoded by the coding sequence ATGGCTGAGCTGCTGGAGGCCTCCGGGATCCGGCTGGGCGCGAGCGCGGCCGACCGCGACGACGCCATCCGCCAGGTCGGCGCGGTGCTGGTCGAGATCGGCGCGGTGGACCCCGCCTACGTCGACGGCATGCTCGAGCGGGAGGAGTCGGTCTCCACCTTCGTCGGTGAGGCCGTGGCCATCCCGCACGGCACCAACGCCGCCCGCGAGCACGTCAGGCGGACCGCGCTGGCCGTGGTCCAGTTCCCCGGCGGCGTGGACTGGGGCGGGCAAGAGGTGAAGCTGTGCGTCGGGATCGCGGCCCAGGGCAGTGAACAGGTGCAGATCCTGTCCGCGCTGGCCCGCACCCTGCTCGACGCCGAACAGGCGGCTCAGCTGCGCGAAGCGTCCGATCCGGACACGATCCTGCGCATTCTGACCGCGACCGAAGAGGAGGCAGTCCAGTGA
- a CDS encoding PTS lactose transporter subunit IIB: MSSIDGKEITKVIIACDAGMGSSVMVAAQLGKRLKPYQVKVEHIPVNEIPGDAQLVLCQETLVARAKKNSDAVIIGFQNFLGDPVFDRVEQVIRDGGTLDG; encoded by the coding sequence GTGAGCAGCATCGACGGCAAGGAAATCACCAAGGTGATCATCGCCTGCGACGCCGGTATGGGCAGCAGCGTGATGGTCGCGGCACAGCTGGGAAAGCGGCTCAAGCCGTACCAGGTCAAGGTCGAGCACATCCCGGTCAACGAGATTCCCGGCGACGCGCAGCTGGTGCTGTGCCAGGAAACCCTGGTGGCGCGGGCGAAGAAGAACTCGGACGCGGTGATCATCGGCTTCCAGAACTTCCTCGGCGACCCGGTGTTCGACCGGGTCGAGCAGGTGATCAGGGACGGGGGCACGCTGGATGGCTGA
- the mtlA gene encoding PTS mannitol transporter subunit IICB has protein sequence MTKTEEAPSRGHRVRVTVQRFGGHMAGMVMPNIGAFIAWGLITALFIPSGWTPNAKIETLVDPMINFLLPVLIGYTGGRLVHGQRGAVVGAVATVGLAVGAEIPMFLGAMAIGPLAGYLMKLFDEHVGSRTAPGFKMLVDNFSAGIIGGLMAVLGMLAIGPVVQGATKALGNGVQALFDTGLLPLVSLIVEPAKVLFLNNAINHGVLSPLGIADAAETGKAIEFLIEPNPGPGLGILLALTFFGAKSARATAPGAIVIQFLGGIHEIYFPYILAAPRLILAAIAGGAAGIFVFSVFDAGLTATPAPGSIIAVLAVTPKGGYLGVIAGVVIAAAVSFLISAVLLKFGRDARREEREQQLANGGQV, from the coding sequence ATGACGAAGACGGAAGAAGCGCCATCCCGGGGACACCGGGTGCGGGTCACGGTGCAGCGGTTCGGCGGCCACATGGCGGGCATGGTGATGCCCAACATCGGCGCCTTCATCGCCTGGGGTCTGATCACCGCGTTGTTCATCCCGTCCGGCTGGACGCCGAACGCGAAGATCGAGACGCTGGTCGACCCGATGATCAATTTCCTGCTGCCGGTGCTGATCGGCTACACCGGCGGCAGGCTGGTGCACGGCCAGCGCGGCGCGGTGGTCGGCGCGGTGGCCACGGTCGGCCTCGCGGTCGGTGCCGAGATCCCGATGTTCCTCGGCGCGATGGCGATCGGCCCGCTGGCCGGTTACCTGATGAAGCTGTTCGACGAGCACGTCGGCAGCCGGACCGCGCCCGGCTTCAAGATGCTGGTGGACAACTTCAGCGCCGGCATCATCGGCGGCCTGATGGCGGTGCTCGGCATGCTCGCCATCGGCCCGGTGGTGCAGGGCGCGACCAAGGCGCTCGGCAACGGCGTGCAGGCCCTGTTCGACACCGGCCTGCTGCCACTGGTCTCGCTCATCGTGGAACCGGCCAAGGTGCTGTTCCTGAACAACGCGATCAACCACGGGGTGCTCTCCCCGCTGGGCATCGCGGACGCCGCGGAGACCGGCAAGGCGATCGAGTTCCTGATCGAGCCGAACCCCGGCCCCGGCCTCGGCATCCTGCTGGCGCTGACCTTCTTCGGCGCGAAGAGCGCGCGGGCCACCGCGCCCGGCGCCATCGTGATCCAGTTCCTCGGCGGCATCCACGAGATCTACTTCCCGTACATCCTGGCGGCGCCGCGGCTGATCCTGGCCGCCATCGCCGGTGGTGCGGCCGGCATCTTCGTGTTCAGCGTGTTCGACGCCGGGCTGACCGCCACGCCCGCGCCGGGCAGCATCATCGCCGTGCTCGCGGTGACCCCGAAGGGTGGTTACCTGGGCGTGATCGCCGGTGTGGTGATCGCCGCCGCGGTGAGCTTCCTGATCTCGGCGGTACTGCTGAAGTTCGGCCGGGACGCCCGGCGTGAGGAACGCGAGCAGCAGCTCGCCAACGGCGGCCAGGTCTGA
- the pfkB gene encoding 1-phosphofructokinase, which produces MFLTVTANPSVDRTVEVPRLVRGELHRASAVHVHPGGKGINVARALVRNGLDARAVLPAGGPEGDHLISLLNRYEIDVVRVPASGPVRTNISVIEPDATVTKLNEAGARLSAAEIAALSKAVLGNVSDVSWVVLAGSLPPGVDAGFYAELIRSLEGRAEVAVDTSGPALLAAVKAGPALVKPNLEELEEAVGRPLATMREVVEAARELRGLGARAVLASLGGEGAVLVDGEGAWHAEADAVARSSVGAGDSLLAGFLAGGGHGPRALESGVAWGAAAVSLPGSTMPGPVEVGAAEVRLHPELEPERGVGAGA; this is translated from the coding sequence GTGTTCCTCACCGTGACGGCGAACCCGAGCGTGGACCGCACCGTCGAGGTGCCGCGCCTGGTCCGCGGTGAGCTCCACCGCGCGTCCGCGGTGCACGTCCACCCCGGCGGCAAGGGCATCAACGTGGCCCGCGCCCTGGTGCGCAACGGGCTCGACGCCCGCGCGGTGCTCCCGGCCGGCGGCCCGGAGGGCGACCACCTGATCTCCCTGCTGAACCGGTACGAGATCGACGTGGTGCGCGTGCCAGCGTCCGGTCCGGTGCGCACCAACATCAGCGTGATCGAGCCGGACGCCACGGTCACCAAGCTGAACGAGGCGGGCGCGCGGCTGTCCGCGGCCGAGATCGCGGCACTGTCGAAGGCGGTGCTCGGCAACGTCTCCGACGTCTCCTGGGTGGTACTGGCGGGCAGCCTGCCACCTGGGGTCGACGCCGGGTTCTACGCCGAGCTGATCCGCTCGCTCGAAGGGCGCGCCGAGGTCGCGGTGGACACCAGCGGACCCGCGTTGCTCGCCGCGGTCAAGGCCGGGCCCGCGCTGGTCAAGCCGAACCTCGAAGAACTGGAGGAGGCCGTCGGCCGTCCACTCGCGACCATGCGTGAAGTCGTCGAGGCCGCACGGGAACTGCGTGGGCTCGGCGCCCGCGCGGTGCTGGCGAGCCTGGGCGGCGAGGGCGCGGTGCTGGTCGACGGCGAGGGCGCGTGGCACGCCGAGGCCGACGCCGTGGCGCGGAGTTCCGTCGGTGCGGGCGATTCGCTGCTGGCCGGGTTCCTGGCCGGTGGCGGGCACGGCCCGCGGGCGCTGGAGAGCGGGGTCGCGTGGGGCGCGGCGGCGGTTTCGCTGCCGGGCAGCACCATGCCGGGCCCGGTCGAAGTGGGGGCGGCCGAGGTGCGGCTGCACCCCGAGCTGGAGCCGGAACGCGGGGTCGGCGCGGGGGCGTGA
- a CDS encoding DeoR/GlpR family DNA-binding transcription regulator has translation MYAEERQQIILERARGLGRVDVATLAEEFTVTTETVRRDLTVLERHGVLRRVHGGAIPVERLGFEPAVSTREGVMTAEKERIAKAALAELPEEGTILLDAGTTTARVAEQLPLDRELTVVTHSVNIALALTTRPNLTVMLVGGRLRSRTLASVDAWALRALDETFVEVAFMATNGISVERGLTTPDPAESMVKRAAVNCARRAVLLADHTKVGNDHFSRFAELSDIDTFITDDGIDAAVADEIAATGPRVLRV, from the coding sequence ATGTACGCGGAGGAGCGGCAGCAGATCATCCTCGAACGGGCACGCGGCCTCGGCCGGGTGGACGTGGCGACGCTGGCGGAGGAGTTCACCGTCACCACGGAGACGGTGCGCCGCGATCTCACCGTGCTGGAACGGCACGGTGTGCTGCGACGGGTGCACGGCGGCGCGATTCCGGTGGAGCGGCTGGGTTTCGAGCCCGCGGTGTCCACTCGCGAAGGCGTGATGACCGCGGAGAAGGAGCGCATCGCGAAGGCGGCGCTGGCGGAACTGCCGGAGGAAGGCACCATCCTGCTCGACGCGGGCACGACGACCGCACGCGTGGCCGAGCAGCTGCCGCTGGACCGCGAACTGACCGTGGTGACGCACTCGGTGAACATCGCGCTGGCCCTGACCACCCGGCCGAACCTGACGGTGATGCTGGTCGGCGGCCGGTTGCGGAGCCGGACGCTGGCGTCGGTGGACGCGTGGGCGCTGCGCGCGCTGGACGAGACGTTCGTCGAGGTGGCTTTCATGGCCACGAACGGGATTTCCGTGGAACGCGGCCTGACCACCCCGGACCCAGCCGAGTCGATGGTGAAGCGCGCAGCGGTGAACTGCGCGCGCCGCGCGGTGCTGCTGGCCGACCACACGAAGGTGGGCAACGACCACTTCTCGCGCTTCGCCGAACTGAGCGACATCGACACCTTCATCACCGACGACGGCATCGACGCCGCCGTCGCCGACGAAATCGCCGCCACGGGCCCGCGAGTCCTACGAGTCTGA
- a CDS encoding nucleotidyltransferase family protein, whose amino-acid sequence MGECAGLLLAAGSGRRFGGPKALAEVDGEPLVLRALRTLADCSPVVVVTGAAASSVEALLPSEVRAVHAADWASGMGASLRAGLLALSTVDASASAVVVHLVDLPWVGGPVVRRLAGLAAPDVVARAAYGGVPGHPVLLGREHWAEIADAVSGDAGARHWLAGREDLRLVECGDLGSGRDVDRPGDLPRPGFSV is encoded by the coding sequence GTGGGTGAGTGCGCCGGGCTGCTGCTGGCGGCGGGGTCCGGTCGTCGGTTCGGCGGGCCGAAGGCACTGGCCGAAGTGGACGGTGAGCCGCTGGTGCTCCGGGCGTTGCGGACGCTGGCGGATTGCTCGCCGGTGGTGGTGGTGACCGGGGCGGCGGCTTCGTCGGTCGAGGCGCTGTTGCCTTCGGAGGTGCGCGCGGTGCACGCCGCGGACTGGGCCTCGGGCATGGGCGCTTCGCTGCGGGCCGGGTTGCTTGCTCTGTCTACTGTGGACGCTTCGGCTTCGGCGGTGGTGGTGCACCTGGTGGATCTGCCCTGGGTTGGCGGGCCGGTGGTGCGGAGGCTGGCCGGGCTGGCCGCGCCGGACGTGGTGGCGCGGGCGGCTTATGGTGGCGTGCCCGGGCATCCGGTGTTGCTGGGGCGGGAGCACTGGGCGGAAATCGCGGACGCGGTCTCGGGGGATGCGGGGGCGCGGCACTGGCTGGCGGGTCGTGAGGATCTGCGGCTGGTGGAGTGCGGTGACTTGGGAAGTGGTCGCGACGTGGACCGTCCCGGGGATCTGCCTCGCCCCGGTTTTTCAGTGTGA
- a CDS encoding IclR family transcriptional regulator has product MDETRGAHHVQSLDRGLAVIRAFGADAPELTLSDVARTTGLTRAAARRFLLTLADLGYVRTDGKYFSLTARVLELGYAYLSSMSLPEVATPHLERLSAEVHESSSVSVLEGGDIVYVARVAVSRIMTVSINVGTRFPAYATSMGHVLLAGLPDDRLDEYLAQARLDRLTSHTLTSEAALRAELAEVRGRGWALVDQELEEGLRSVAAPIRGRDGKVVAAVNVSTHASRTSLDVVRDEMVPRLLDAAERIEADLAVAPPSRATRG; this is encoded by the coding sequence ATGGACGAGACCCGGGGCGCGCACCACGTGCAGTCGCTGGACCGCGGGCTGGCGGTGATCCGCGCGTTCGGCGCGGACGCACCCGAGCTGACGCTGAGCGACGTCGCCAGGACCACCGGGCTGACCAGGGCGGCGGCCCGGCGGTTCCTGCTCACCCTGGCCGACCTGGGGTACGTGCGCACCGACGGCAAGTACTTCTCGCTGACCGCGCGGGTGCTGGAGCTGGGGTACGCGTACCTGTCCAGCATGTCGCTGCCCGAGGTGGCCACGCCGCACCTGGAGCGGCTGTCCGCCGAGGTGCACGAGTCGAGTTCGGTGTCGGTGCTGGAGGGTGGCGACATCGTCTACGTGGCGCGGGTGGCGGTGTCGCGGATCATGACGGTCTCGATCAACGTGGGCACGCGGTTCCCGGCGTACGCGACGTCGATGGGGCACGTGCTGCTGGCCGGGCTGCCCGACGACCGGCTGGACGAGTACCTGGCGCAGGCGCGGCTGGACCGGCTGACCTCGCACACGCTGACCTCGGAGGCCGCGTTGCGGGCGGAGCTGGCCGAGGTGCGCGGGCGCGGGTGGGCGCTGGTGGACCAGGAACTGGAGGAGGGGCTGCGCTCGGTCGCCGCCCCGATCCGGGGGCGCGACGGGAAGGTGGTCGCCGCGGTGAACGTGTCCACGCACGCGTCGCGGACCTCACTGGACGTGGTGCGCGACGAGATGGTGCCGCGCCTGCTCGACGCCGCCGAACGCATCGAGGCCGATCTGGCCGTCGCGCCGCCTTCGCGGGCTACGCGTGGGTGA
- the pcaC gene encoding 4-carboxymuconolactone decarboxylase, whose amino-acid sequence MSDDELYADGIRVRREVLGDAHVDRAVANTTEFSQPFQDWITRSAWGSVWTRPGLDRRTRSCVTLAALTALHCHEELAMHVRVAIHNGLTPAEISEVLLHTAVYAGAPAGNAAFAVAQRVLAELGEESAVPRPAD is encoded by the coding sequence ATGAGCGACGACGAGCTGTACGCCGACGGCATCCGCGTCCGCCGCGAGGTGCTCGGGGACGCGCACGTGGACCGCGCGGTGGCGAACACGACCGAGTTTTCGCAGCCGTTCCAGGACTGGATCACCCGGTCGGCGTGGGGCTCGGTGTGGACCCGGCCGGGACTGGACCGGCGCACCCGCAGCTGCGTGACGCTGGCCGCGCTGACCGCCCTGCACTGCCACGAGGAACTCGCCATGCACGTCCGCGTGGCCATCCACAATGGACTCACGCCGGCCGAGATCTCCGAGGTGCTGCTGCACACCGCGGTCTACGCGGGGGCGCCGGCCGGGAACGCCGCGTTCGCGGTGGCGCAGCGGGTACTCGCCGAGCTGGGTGAGGAGTCCGCCGTTCCCCGGCCCGCCGACTAG
- the pcaD gene encoding 3-oxoadipate enol-lactonase — translation MTVEVHHVIDGPATGEAVVLSGSLGSTLAMWEPQVRPLTEAGYRVIRYDHRGHGGSPAPEGPYRIADLGGDVLALLDRLEVEKAHFAGLSLGGMVGMWLGAHASDRLLSLVLCCTSAKLGPPEMWADRIRAVRAGGTESLASSVVDRWVTPAFPAERRAELERMVASTSDEGYAGCCAAIEVMDLTGELAAITVPTLVISTSEDPATLPPHGRAIADAVPDARFAEVQGAAHLGNVERPGEFSELILARLAAR, via the coding sequence GTGACAGTCGAGGTCCACCACGTGATCGACGGGCCGGCCACCGGCGAGGCGGTGGTGCTCAGCGGTTCGCTGGGCAGCACGCTGGCGATGTGGGAGCCGCAGGTCCGGCCGCTCACTGAAGCCGGGTACCGGGTGATCCGGTACGACCACCGCGGGCACGGCGGTTCGCCGGCGCCGGAAGGCCCGTATCGCATCGCCGATCTCGGCGGGGACGTGCTGGCGCTGCTGGACCGGCTGGAGGTGGAGAAGGCGCACTTCGCCGGGCTGTCGCTGGGCGGGATGGTCGGGATGTGGCTGGGCGCGCACGCCTCCGATCGGCTGCTTTCGCTGGTGCTGTGCTGCACTTCGGCGAAGCTGGGGCCGCCGGAGATGTGGGCCGACCGGATTCGCGCGGTCCGTGCGGGCGGGACCGAATCGCTGGCGTCGTCGGTGGTGGACCGGTGGGTCACCCCGGCCTTCCCCGCCGAGCGCCGGGCGGAGCTGGAGCGGATGGTCGCGTCCACTTCGGACGAAGGCTATGCGGGCTGCTGCGCGGCGATCGAGGTGATGGACCTGACCGGCGAGCTGGCCGCGATCACCGTGCCCACGCTGGTGATCAGCACTTCGGAGGACCCGGCCACCCTGCCACCGCACGGCAGGGCGATCGCCGACGCCGTTCCGGACGCGCGGTTCGCCGAGGTCCAGGGCGCCGCGCACCTGGGCAACGTGGAGCGGCCCGGCGAGTTCAGCGAGCTGATCCTGGCCAGGCTGGCGGCCCGATGA
- the pcaG gene encoding protocatechuate 3,4-dioxygenase subunit alpha: MSTPSQTVGPYLSIGLPWDDGPEVVPDGTPGAVVLRGVVYDGNGDPVPDALVETWQADADGRFDHPDDPRGRVAGFRGFGRCPTDERGRWSIRTVVPGPVPGRDGRTQAPHIDVSVLGRGLLHRVVTRIYFPEHAEANAADEVLNSVPEDRRGTLIAVREGDGYRFDVRLQGEGETVFFEV; encoded by the coding sequence ATGAGCACTCCTTCGCAGACCGTGGGGCCGTACCTGTCGATCGGCCTGCCGTGGGACGACGGGCCGGAGGTGGTGCCCGACGGCACGCCGGGTGCGGTGGTGCTGCGCGGGGTGGTCTACGACGGCAACGGCGACCCGGTGCCGGACGCGCTGGTCGAGACCTGGCAGGCCGACGCCGACGGCCGGTTCGACCACCCCGACGACCCGCGCGGGCGGGTGGCCGGGTTCCGCGGGTTCGGCCGCTGCCCCACCGACGAGCGGGGCCGGTGGTCCATCCGCACCGTGGTGCCCGGCCCGGTGCCGGGTCGCGACGGGCGGACGCAGGCGCCGCACATCGACGTCTCCGTGCTGGGCCGCGGCCTGCTGCACCGGGTGGTCACGCGGATCTACTTCCCCGAGCACGCCGAGGCGAACGCCGCCGACGAAGTGCTCAACTCGGTGCCGGAGGACCGCCGTGGCACGCTGATCGCGGTACGCGAGGGTGACGGCTACCGGTTCGACGTGCGCCTGCAGGGCGAGGGCGAGACGGTGTTCTTCGAGGTTTAG
- the pcaH gene encoding protocatechuate 3,4-dioxygenase subunit beta, translated as MSLPEYRKDPEGTHPPLGFPGYRSTALRHPKQPLVLLPQMLTEVTGPLLGPGRLGEHDNDLTRQHAGEPQGQRIVVHGRLLDGDGRPVRNSLVEIWQANAGGRYKHTGDRWPSPLDPNFDGVGRTLTDDNGHYEFTTIKPGAYPWKNHDNAWRPAHIHFSVFGTSFTQRLVTQMYFPEDPLFGQDPIFNSIPDEKARMRMVSRFDLERTQPEWALAYEFDIVLRGRNASVFEDVEDEEDDE; from the coding sequence ATGAGCCTGCCCGAATACCGCAAGGATCCCGAGGGCACCCACCCGCCGCTGGGCTTTCCCGGTTACCGCTCGACCGCGCTGCGGCACCCGAAGCAGCCGCTGGTGCTGCTGCCGCAGATGCTCACCGAGGTGACCGGCCCGCTGCTCGGGCCGGGCAGGCTCGGCGAGCACGACAACGACCTGACCCGGCAGCACGCCGGTGAGCCGCAGGGCCAGCGGATCGTGGTGCACGGGCGGCTGCTCGACGGTGACGGCCGCCCGGTGCGCAACTCGCTGGTGGAGATCTGGCAGGCCAACGCGGGCGGGCGCTACAAGCACACCGGCGACCGCTGGCCGTCGCCGCTGGACCCGAACTTCGACGGGGTCGGGCGCACGCTCACCGACGACAACGGGCACTACGAGTTCACCACCATCAAGCCGGGCGCCTACCCGTGGAAGAACCACGACAACGCCTGGCGGCCGGCGCACATCCACTTCTCGGTGTTCGGCACCTCGTTCACCCAGCGCCTGGTCACCCAGATGTACTTCCCGGAGGACCCGCTGTTCGGGCAGGACCCGATCTTCAACTCCATCCCGGACGAGAAGGCGCGGATGCGCATGGTCTCCCGCTTCGATCTGGAGCGCACGCAGCCGGAATGGGCGCTGGCCTACGAGTTCGACATCGTGCTGCGCGGCCGGAACGCCTCGGTGTTCGAGGACGTCGAGGACGAGGAGGACGACGAATGA
- a CDS encoding thiolase family protein — translation MTEVYVLDAVRTPFGKYGGALAGTRPDDLAAHVLRALGERSGLDPSTVDEVVLGNANGAGEDNRNVARMATLLAGWPTSIPGGTVNRLCGSGLDAVAQASRLIATGDASLVVAGGVESMSRSPWVVPKPEKAFPNGNQTMYSTALGWRMVNPAMPEQWTVSLGESTELLAERYGIGRDEQDEFAARSHVNAAKAWDDGFYDNLVVPVPGVELTRDEGIRPDSSPEKLAKLKPVFRKEGTVTAGNASPLNDGASAVLLGDRAAADRVGATPLARIAGRGAAGVDPDVFGIGPVRAAEIALERAGIGWDDLAVVELNEAFAAQSLACLRDWPKLDPAKVNPHGGAIAIGHPLGASGGRILGTLAHDLRRRGGGWGLAAICIGVGQGLAVVLEA, via the coding sequence ATGACCGAGGTATACGTGCTGGACGCCGTGCGGACCCCGTTCGGCAAGTACGGCGGCGCGCTGGCGGGCACCCGGCCCGACGACCTGGCCGCGCACGTGCTGCGGGCGCTGGGCGAGCGGTCCGGGCTCGATCCGTCCACTGTGGACGAGGTGGTGCTCGGCAACGCCAACGGCGCCGGTGAGGACAACCGGAACGTGGCGCGGATGGCCACGCTGCTGGCCGGCTGGCCGACCTCGATCCCCGGCGGCACGGTGAACCGGCTGTGCGGTTCGGGGCTCGACGCGGTCGCCCAGGCCAGCAGGCTGATCGCCACCGGGGACGCGTCGCTGGTGGTGGCCGGTGGCGTGGAGTCGATGAGCCGGTCGCCGTGGGTGGTGCCGAAGCCGGAGAAGGCCTTCCCGAACGGCAACCAGACCATGTACTCCACCGCGCTCGGCTGGCGCATGGTCAATCCGGCGATGCCGGAGCAGTGGACGGTCTCGCTGGGGGAGTCCACCGAACTGCTCGCCGAGCGGTACGGCATCGGGCGTGACGAGCAGGACGAGTTCGCCGCGCGCAGCCACGTCAACGCGGCCAAGGCGTGGGACGACGGCTTCTACGACAACCTGGTGGTGCCGGTGCCCGGCGTCGAGCTGACCAGGGACGAGGGCATCCGGCCGGACTCGTCGCCGGAGAAACTGGCCAAGCTCAAGCCGGTGTTCCGCAAGGAGGGCACGGTCACCGCGGGCAACGCGTCGCCGCTCAACGACGGTGCCTCCGCGGTGCTGCTCGGCGACCGGGCCGCCGCCGACCGCGTCGGCGCCACGCCGCTGGCGCGCATCGCCGGTCGTGGCGCGGCCGGGGTGGACCCCGACGTCTTCGGCATCGGGCCGGTTCGTGCCGCCGAGATCGCGCTGGAGCGCGCGGGCATCGGCTGGGACGACCTCGCCGTGGTCGAGCTGAACGAGGCCTTCGCCGCGCAGTCGCTGGCGTGCCTGCGTGACTGGCCGAAGCTGGACCCGGCCAAGGTGAACCCGCACGGCGGTGCGATCGCCATCGGGCACCCGCTCGGCGCGTCGGGCGGCCGCATCCTCGGCACGCTCGCGCACGACCTCCGCCGCCGCGGTGGTGGCTGGGGGCTGGCCGCCATCTGCATCGGCGTCGGCCAGGGCCTGGCCGTGGTGCTGGAAGCCTGA
- a CDS encoding CoA-transferase subunit beta, with translation MMSIAAARALKDGMSCFVGIGLPSTAANLARRSHAPNLVLVYESGCLGAKPSRLPLSIGDGELAETADAVVSVPEVFNYWLQPGRIDVGFLGAAQLDKFGNINTTVIGDDYADPKVRLPGAGGAPEIAASCREVFVVLRQSKRAFVEKVDFVTSFGHGTGRGDRARLGLPGAGPTLVVTDLGLLRPDPETAELTLTDLHPGVEVAQVREATGWELKVADDLRRTPEPTEAELTGLRELKKAGE, from the coding sequence ATGATGAGCATCGCGGCCGCCCGCGCGCTCAAGGACGGCATGTCCTGCTTCGTGGGCATCGGGCTGCCGAGCACCGCGGCCAATCTCGCCCGCCGCTCGCACGCGCCGAACCTGGTGCTGGTCTACGAATCCGGCTGCCTCGGCGCGAAGCCGTCCCGGCTGCCGCTGTCCATCGGGGACGGCGAGCTGGCCGAGACCGCGGACGCGGTGGTCAGCGTGCCCGAGGTGTTCAACTACTGGCTGCAGCCCGGCCGGATCGACGTCGGCTTCCTCGGTGCCGCCCAGCTGGACAAGTTCGGCAACATCAACACCACGGTGATCGGCGACGACTACGCCGATCCGAAGGTGCGCCTGCCGGGTGCCGGTGGCGCGCCGGAGATCGCCGCCTCCTGCCGCGAGGTTTTTGTGGTGCTGCGCCAGAGCAAGCGCGCGTTCGTGGAGAAGGTCGACTTCGTCACCTCGTTCGGCCACGGGACCGGCCGCGGTGACCGCGCGCGCCTCGGCCTGCCCGGCGCCGGGCCTACCCTGGTGGTCACCGATCTCGGCCTGCTGCGACCGGATCCGGAGACCGCCGAGCTGACGCTGACCGACCTGCACCCCGGGGTCGAGGTGGCGCAGGTGCGCGAGGCGACCGGGTGGGAGCTGAAGGTCGCCGACGACCTGCGGCGCACGCCGGAGCCGACCGAGGCGGAACTGACCGGGTTGCGAGAGCTGAAGAAGGCGGGCGAATGA
- a CDS encoding CoA transferase subunit A produces the protein MAELVSLADGVAGLVRDGDTVALEGFTHLIPVAAGHEIIRQGRRGLTLVRMTPDIVYDQLIGAGCASKLIFSWGGNPGVGSLHRFRDAVQHGWPVPLEIEEHSHAGMANRYVAGASGLPFAVLRGYSGTDLPRHTATIKPITCPFTGEQLAAVPALNPDVTIVHAQRADRAGNVQLWGIAGVQKEAVLAAKRSLVTVEEIVDELEPRPGALVLPSWAVTAVAEAPGGAKPSYAAGYYDRDNAGYQAWDAVSRDREEFGKWLAEVAA, from the coding sequence ATGGCGGAACTCGTCTCGCTCGCGGACGGAGTGGCCGGCCTCGTCCGCGACGGCGACACGGTGGCGCTGGAGGGATTCACCCACCTGATCCCGGTGGCCGCCGGGCACGAGATCATCCGGCAGGGCCGTCGCGGGCTGACCCTGGTGCGGATGACCCCGGACATCGTCTACGACCAGCTGATCGGCGCCGGGTGCGCGAGCAAGCTGATCTTCTCGTGGGGCGGCAACCCCGGGGTCGGCTCGCTGCACCGGTTCCGCGACGCGGTCCAGCACGGCTGGCCGGTGCCGCTGGAGATCGAGGAGCACAGCCACGCCGGCATGGCCAACCGCTACGTGGCCGGTGCCTCCGGGCTGCCGTTCGCCGTGCTGCGTGGTTACTCCGGCACCGACCTGCCCCGGCACACCGCCACCATCAAGCCGATCACCTGCCCGTTCACCGGCGAGCAGCTGGCCGCGGTGCCCGCGCTCAACCCGGACGTGACCATCGTGCACGCCCAGCGCGCCGACCGCGCCGGGAACGTGCAGCTGTGGGGCATCGCCGGCGTGCAGAAGGAGGCGGTGCTCGCGGCCAAGCGCTCGCTGGTCACCGTCGAAGAGATCGTCGACGAACTGGAGCCGCGTCCTGGCGCGCTGGTGCTGCCGTCGTGGGCGGTGACCGCGGTCGCCGAGGCGCCGGGCGGGGCCAAGCCCTCCTACGCGGCCGGGTACTACGACCGGGACAACGCGGGTTACCAGGCGTGGGACGCGGTGAGCCGCGACCGCGAGGAGTTCGGCAAGTGGCTGGCGGAGGTGGCGGCGTGA